From the genome of Anoplopoma fimbria isolate UVic2021 breed Golden Eagle Sablefish chromosome 1, Afim_UVic_2022, whole genome shotgun sequence, one region includes:
- the wdr74 gene encoding LOW QUALITY PROTEIN: WD repeat-containing protein 74 (The sequence of the model RefSeq protein was modified relative to this genomic sequence to represent the inferred CDS: inserted 2 bases in 1 codon), whose amino-acid sequence MGESSRLCSVWLGSETGILKGVSLARKQAFNFCNTSHLSRDQEVRVLSWGDPAESELLVGSVDGTVKTFSTEKGAFTDARRCGAPEDGGFSGLAALPGSALLTCGACGTLRVWREGSAEPVTELHAGKHVSRMRQSPADPHRVATGGKDNGLKIWDLQRPDGPLFTAKNLRDDWLDLRRPHWVKDMAFIPETDKMVTCTGYHQVHVFDPSSSQRRPVLEFEYGEHPLTALSLPAGGNTVVVGNTHGQMALLDLRKGVVRGVLKGLAGGVRALQCHPTRPLVASCGLDRFLRIHSLEDRKLQHKVYLKSRLNCLLLASRDLDGGWGTAGGXGGSEGVKEEDEGEDDEVWETMERVEEKTKRKTTTTEEDEEEELQKKIKKKRKKGQD is encoded by the exons ATGGGGGAGTCCAGCCGGCTGTGCTCCGTGTGGCTCGGCTCGGAGACCGGCATCCTGAAGGGGGTCAGCCTGGCCCGCAAACAGGCCTTCAACTTCTGCAACACCAGCCACCTGAGCCGCGACCAGGAGGTGCGGGTGCTGAGCTGGGGAGACCCGGCGGAGAGCGAGCTGCTGGTGGGCTCGGTGGACGGGACCGTGAAGACCTTCAGCACCGAGAAGGGTGCGTTCACGGACGCGCGGCGCTGCGGGGCCCCGGAGGACGGAGGCTTCAGCGGGCTGGCGGCGCTGCCCGGCTCCGCGCTGCTCACCTGCGGGGCCTGCGGGACGCTGCGGGTGTGGCGGGAGGGCAGCGCCGAGCCCGTGACGGAGCTGCATGCGGGGAAGCACGTGAGCAGGATGCGGCAGAGCCCCGCAGACCCGCACAGGGTCGCCACCGGCGGGAAGGACAACGGCCTGAAGATCTGGGACCTGCAGCGGCCCGACGGACCCCTGTTCACCGCCAAGAACCTGCGGGACGACTGGCTGGACCTACGGCGGCCGCACTGGGTCAAAGACATGGCCTTCATCCCCGAGACCGACAAGATGGTCACCTGCACAGGTTACCACCAG GTCCACGTGTTcgatccctcctcctctcagcggCGTCCGGTCCTGGAGTTCGAGTACGGCGAGCACCCGCTCACCGCCCTGTCCCTGCCCGCCGGCGGCAACACGGTGGTGGTGGGGAACACCCACGGGCAGATGGCCCTGCTGGACCTGAGGAAAGGCGTGGTCCGCGGTGTTCTGAAGGGGCTGGCGGGCGGCGTGCGGGCGCTGCAGTGCCACCCCACCCGTCCTCTGGTGGCGTCCTGCGGCCTGGACCGCTTCCTCCGCATCCACAGCCTGGAGGACCGCAAGCTGCAGCACAAAGTCTACCTCAAGTCCAGACTCAACTGCCTCCTGCTCGCCAGCAGAGACCTGGACGGCGGATGGGGGACGgctggggg aggggggtctGAGGGGGTGAAGGAGGAAGACGAGGGGGAGGACGACGAGGTGTGGGAGACCATGGAGCGGGTGGAGGAGAAGACgaagaggaaaacaacaacaacagaggaggacgaagaggaggagctgcagaagaagataaagaagaagagaaagaaaggacaaGACTGA